GGTACCCAAAACATGGCTGAGTTAACGCCTGCACAGCACGCAGGGTTAATTCGTGCTTTTGGTAACTTGCAAGACGATCTGGATTTCTTATTGGTTGATACTGCTGCTGGTATTTCAGATATGGTGCTGAGCTTTGCTCGCGCAGCGCAAGATGTATTAGTGGTTGTTTGTGATGAACCGACTTCGATCACTGACGCTTACGCGCTGATCAAAATTTTAAGCCGTGAATACGATGTTCAGCGTTTTAAAATTGTGGCAAACATGGTGCGCAGTTACCGTGAAGGGCGTGAACTGTTTACTAAGCTGACGCGAGTTACTGAACGTTTCTTAGATGCAAATCTTGAATTAGTTGCTTGTATTCCCCTTGATGATAGCGTGCGCCAAGCAGTGAAACGTCAGAAAATTGTGGTTGAAGCTTTCCCACGAAGCCCTGCGGCATTGGCGTTAAATTCACTATCAACTAAAGCAATGACATGATCAATTCCACACAACCCAGGTGGACATTTGGAGTTCTTTGTTGAGCGTTTACTTGTAAAACGTCCACAAGCCATGGAGGTGCCATATAGTGAATAAAGCGATGGCTTATGCCCAATATCAGCAAAGCCCACAAGCATTTATCGAACGTTACTCATCATTAGTTAAACGTATTGCGCATCATTTAATGGTGCGCTTACCACCTAGTGTGTTGGTAGAAGATTTAATTCAAGCTGGCATGATTGGCTTGCTTGAAGCCCAGCAAAATTATGATCCAACCAAAGGCGCAAGTTTTGAAACTTTCGCTGGTATTCGTATTCGTGGTGCGATGTTGGATGATATTCGTCGTGGTGACTGGGTTCCTCGCTCGGTATACAAAAATAGCCGAAAGATAAGTGAAGCTATTTCTCACCTTGAAAATGAATTAGGACGAGATCCAAACGACCAAGAAATTGCGCAATATCTCGATATGCCGTTAGAACAGTACCATCAAGCATTAAATGATGTTAATTGTGGACGATTAGTGGGTATTAGCGATCTTGGTGTAGCTGAAGATTCAGTAGCGAATGAAGAAAGTATTGAAGAAAATGCACCTTTTCAAGATGTTGCTGATGATAGCTTTCGTGCATCGTTAGCAGAAGCTATCAAAACGCTACCTGAGCGTGAAGCTTTGGTGCTCTCACTTTATTACGACGAAGAGCTGAATTTAAAAGAAATTGGCGCAGTAATTGGTGTCAGTGAATCACGAATTTGTCAGATACACAGCCAAGCCATGCAACGATTACGTGCCAAATTAACAGCATGGACTGCTTAAGATTAATTATTTATAGAACTAGAAGAACGCTGGCTCTCAGTGGAGGCAAACTTGAATAAAAATATGAAAATCCTCATTGTTGATGACTTCTCAACAATGCGCCGTATTGTTAAAAATCTGCTTCGTGATTTAGGTTTTAACAACACGTTAGAAGCGGATGATGGATTAACGGCATTGCCAATGCTTAAGAAAGGCGATTTTGATTTTGTTGTAACAGATTGGAATATGCCGGGTATGCAAGGTATCGATCTTCTTCGTCACATTCGTTCTGATGATCAACTAAAACACCTTCCTGTACTTATGATCACAGCAGAAGCTAAGCGTGAGCAGATCATTGAAGCTGCACAAGCAGGTGTTAATGGTTACATTGTTAAGCCATTTACTGCTGCAACGTTAAAAGAAAAATTGGATAAAATTTTCGAGCGCTTACAGTAACCATCAGCTGCAAATAAGGATTATAACGAAGCATGATTTCACTGGAACAGGCAAAAGAGCTTGTCAGCTTGCTAGAAAATGGACAACAAGCTGAAGCAAATTCGCTTGTACAAACATTAGTTGCAGAAAGCCACGAACCAATGTTTGCTGAGGTGGGGAAAATCACTCGTCAGTTACATGATTCTTTGATTAATTTTCGTCTTGATCCTAGGATCAATGACTTAGCACGAAATGATATTCCTGATGCTCGTGATCGATTGCTTTATGTGATTGATAAAACGGAAGAAGCAGCCAATAAAACCATGGATGCAGTTGAAAGTACTTTACCCATTGCTGATCAATTGCATAACACCTTATTGCAAGTGCATCCGCAGTGGCAACGCTTAATGGCTGGTAAGATCGGCCTAAGTGAGTTTAAAGCGTTATGCCACGATATTGATTTACTGCTTGTTCAAGTGGAAGGTGATAGCAGCACGTTGCGCAATCACCTTACCGATATTCTGATGGCTCAGGACTATCAAGATCTTACCGGACAAATTATTCGACGCGTGATTGAATTAGTACACGAAGTTGAAGATCGGTTAGTTGAAATTCTTAAAGCGTTTGGCATGGAGCAAGACTCGAAAACTGTGGTTGATGATAAAGCAGCAGCCTTAAAGCCTGAGGGGCCAATTATCAATCCAGAGCAGCGTAATGATGTGGTTGAATCACAAGATGACGTTGATGATTTACTTTCGAGTCTTGGATTTTAGGGGAAATTTATGAGCTTTGATTTAGACGAAGATATCCTGCAGGACTTTTTGATTGAAGCAGGTGAAATTCTTGAGTTGCTTTCAGAACAATTAGTAGAGCTTGAACGAAGCCCTGATGATTCCGAGTTACTAAATGCGATTTTCCGTGGCTTCCATACGGTAAAAGGCGGTGCTGGTTTTCTTTCACTCACTGAGTTAGTGGATGCCTGTCACGGTGCGGAGAACGTGTTTGACTTGCTTCGTACTGGAAAACGTAGCGTCACTTCCGATTTGATGGACGTTATTTTAGAAGCGTTAGACTGTATTAACGTGATGTTCGAACAGGTGAAAGCCCATGAACCGCTTGATCGTGCTGAGCAACGCTTACTTGATGCGCTTCATTTCTATAGCCAGCCACCTACAGCTGGCGAATCTGTAGCGCCTATAGCCAGCGAGCCGACGTTCTCTGAAGAAGTTCAAGAGCAGCCTATTATCAACAATGTTGAGCCTGAACCTGTTGTATCAGCGACTGAAGACAGCGTAACAGCAGGTGATAGCGTTGATGATATGACGCAAGATGAGTTCGATCGATTACTGGATGAATTACATGGCTCAGGTCAAGGTCCATCATCCGGTGTTTCTCCTGAATCAACAGCACAAGCTAATGTCACTGCACAAATTGAATTTGATAGCGGTGACATTACCGACGATGAATTTGAACGTTTATTAGATGAATTACACGGTTCAGGTAAAGGGCCGGGTAATAGTCAGTATGCGTCAGCATCTGCAACGTCATCAGCGGCACCTAGTGCTTCTGATAATACATCAACATCCTCTGTACCTGATGATACTGGTGCTGGGGATAGTGATGATCTCATGACCGATGATGAATTTGAACGTTTGTTGGATGAGCTTCACGGGGTGGGTAAAGGCCCATCGCCTGAAGAGCAAGCGTTAGCGGCACAATCTGCAGCAAATAGCTTAACTGAGGTTGAAACACCAAAACCTGAACCTGTTGTGAGAGCAGAGCCTACTCAACAGCCAGTAACTACACCAACCTCAGCATCGGCGGCGCATCAACCGCCAGCAGAAATAGCAGCTAAACCGATTGCGGTAAAAGAAAAAGCCAAGCCGCAAGCCGAAGCGACAGTGCGTGTCGATACTTCTACCTTAGATACCATCATGAATATGGTGGGTGAATTGGTATTAGTGCGTAACCGTTTAGTTAGCCTTGGTTTAAATACCAACGATGAAGAAATGTCGAAGGCAGTCTCTAACCTTGATGTCGTTACCGCTGATCTGCAAGGTGCGGTAATGAAAACCCGCATGCAGCCAATTAAGAAAGTCTTTGGTCGTTTCCCTCGCGTTGTACGTGATTTAGCGCGTAGTTTAAATAAAGACATCGTCCTTGAAATGCGTGGTGAAGAGACTGACTTAGATAAGAACTTAGTGGAGGCGTTAGCCGATCCATTGGTTCACTTAGTGCGTAACTCGGTTGATCACGGCATTGAAATGCCAGATGTGCGTGAACAGAAGGGTAAGCCTCGTACCGGTACGGTTTTACTTTCTGCTTCTCAAGAAGGTGATCACATCTTGCTGACCATTGAAGATGATGGTGGCGGTATGGATGCTGAAAAGTTACGTAATATCGCTGTAGAGCGTGGTGTGATGGATGCTGATTCAGCATCTCGTTTAACGGATAGTGAGGCCTATAATCTCATTTTTGCACCAGGTTTCTCGACCAAAAAAGAAATCTCTGATATTTCTGGTCGTGGTGTTGGTATGGACGTCGTGAAAACCGGTATTAACCAGTTAAATGGTTCAATTCATATTGATTCTGTACTCGGTAAAGGTACAAGAATTGATATTAAAGTACCGCTGACGTTAGCAATATTACCGACTCTAATGGTAGGCGTAGGTGAGCAACCATTTGCTCTACCATTGGCTAGCGTGAATGAGATCTTCCACCTTGATCTAAATAAAACCAACACCGTTGATGGTCAGCTTACGATTATCGTACGTGAGAAAGCGATCCCGTTATTCTATCTACAGGATTGGTTATCTGGCGTAACGGCTGGTGCGAAGAAAGATCGTGGTCATGGTCATGTGGTGATTGTTCAAATAGGTCATCAACGTATCGGCTTTGTGGTTGATACACTAATTGGTCAAGAAGAAGTGGTGATCAAGCCGCTAGATAGCTTATTACAAGGTACGCCGGGTATGGCAGGTGCAACCATTACCAGTGATGGTCATATCGCCTTGATCCTTGATGTACCAAGCCTGTTAAAACATTACGCAGGTCATTAATTTAAATAATAAAAAGGGGGCAATGACCCCCTTTAAGAGTTTCAACGGGATGAAGTGACATGGCAGTTAAAGTATTAGTAGTTGATGACTCAAGTTTTTTCCGTCGACGTGTGAGTGAAATCATTAATGCTGACAGTCGATTAGAAGTCGTTGGTAATGCAGTAAATGGCAAAGAAGCGGTTGAATTAGCCCAAAAGCTACAACCTGACGTGATCACCATGGATATTGAAATGCCTGTAATGGATGGTATAACGGCAGTCCGTGAGATCATGAAAGTTTCGCCAACTCCGATTTTAATGTTTTCATCACTGACGCATGATGGTGCAAAAGCAACGTTAGATGCGCTTGATGCGGGCGCGCTTGATTTCTTACCTAAGAAATTTGAAGACATTGCTCGCAATCGTGATGAAGCGGTAGAGCTATTACAAAAACGTGTCGCAGAATTAGCACGTAAGCGTATTTTTATGCGAAGAAGTGCGGTTACTCGACCTTCAACGCCAGCAAGTTCATCGTTAACGAGTAGTGTCTCTAAACCTTCTTCTTTGACTTCTCGTTTAAATACAGAGCCAACGTCGTCGCTTGCATCGAACAGAACAACACCTACAGCTCGTTCATCTGCAATAAAACCAGCATTACGCTTTAAAGCATCAGGGAAGAAATATCAGATAGTTGCAATTGGTACTTCAACGGGAGGGCCTGTTGCGCTGCAGAAAATTTTAACTAAATTACCAGCAAACTTCCCATATCCTATTGTGCTAATTCAACACATGCCAGCGACGTTTACTGCGGCATTTGCTGCGCGTTTAGATCACCTTTGTAAGATCCGTGTGAAAGAAGCAGAAAATGGCGATGTACTAAAACCGGGTACTGCATATCTAGCCCCAGGTGGTAAGCAAATGATGCTTGATGGTCGACCAGGTGCTGCACGTTTACGTATCATCGATAGTGGTGAGCGTATGAATTATAAGCCTTGCGTTGATGTAACGTTTGGCTCTGCAGCTAAGGTTTACCAAGATAAAGTGCTATCCATGGTGTTAACTGGTATGGGCGCTGATGGTCGTGATGGCGCAAGAATGTTAAAAAATAGTGGCTCAACGATTTGGGCACAAGATGAAGAAAGTTGTGTTGTATACGGAATGCCGCAAGCTGTTGCAAAAGCGGGGATTTCAAGTCATGACTTACCTTTAGATCGCATCGCTGAATGTATTTTAATTGAGCTAGGTTTACAGTGAGGATTCAAGGTTGATCGTTTGGAGTATTGCTAATCAAAAAGGTGGTGTTGGTAAAACAACAACAACCATTACATTAGCAGGCTTGCTGAGTGAGCAGAATAAGCGTGTCTTATTAGTCGATACCGACCCACACGCTTCTTTAACAACGTATTTAAATTTCGACTCAGAGCAAGTCCCCGATAGCTTATTTGATTTATTCCAACTACCAGAAGTCAATAAAGCCAGTGTGAAGCCTCTGATCTTAAATACAGAATTTAGTAATATCGACATTATTCCGGCTCATATGTCACTCGCCACCCTTGATCGTGTTATGGGTAATCGAAGTGGTATGGGGCTGGTGCTGAAAAAAGCATTGCACAGTTTGGCAGATGAATACGATTATGTACTTATTGATTGTCCGCCAATTTTAGGTGTGATGATGGTTAATGCATTAGCTGCAAGTAACCGTATTTTAATTCCAGTACAGACAGAATTTCTGGCGATGAAAGGATTAGAGCGAATGATGCGAACTTTGCAGATCATGCAGCGTTCAAAACCGTCGGGCTTTAATGTCACCATAGTGCCAACGATGTACGACAAACGGACGCGTGCGTCATTACAGACATTGAAAGAGTTAAAACATCGCTTTCCAGAGCAAGTGTGGGCATCAGCCATTCCGATCGATACTAAGTTTCGTGATGCCAGCATTAAGCATATGCCGCCGTCATTGTACGCGCGCAGTTGTCGTGGTGTTTTTGCGTATAAAACTTTATTGAAGTATGTGGAACGGTTAGAAAATCATGCATAGTAAGCCACTATCGAGTGATCAGGCATTAGATGATTATTTCTTTGATTTGTTAGAAGAATCGAATGACGCTGCTGTGTCCACAGAAGTACAAGACTCTGCTTTACACATTGATCAGCCCGATATTGAACAGGTTGAAGTTACAACACCTGCTATTTTGCCGAAAATGAAGTCTGTACAACCCAATATACAGCTTGAAACTGAGTATGTTGAACCAACAAAGTTTCAAGATATCGAACGCTTATTAAGTCGAGTGGATGAAATTGATATTGGTGATATTCAACAAAATGTCGAGCCAATTGCAAATCAGCCACAAATAAAGCAGGAACAGCCCCAGATTGTCGCTGAAGAACTAACTTCAATTAAAGAGCTTAACGAACCAGAAATCGCTCAAGTAGAAGTGGTGGTTGAGACCCCAATTGAAACCCCGACAGTGGAAACTGAATTAGCACCATCTGCTAGTTTGATCCCACCAGAGCAATGGACACATCATGGTACAGAGCAAGCCTTTCAAGCCTTGTTCTTTGAAGTTAACGGCGTGATGTTTGCGGTCGCATTAACAGAGCTAGGTGGGATACATCAATTAGCTGAGTTAAACCGTTTGTTAGGGCGTCCTAGTTGGTATCTTGGTTTGCAATCAAGCCGTGATCAAAAATTAGATGTTGTTGATACGGCGCGCTGGGTTATGCCTGAGAAGTTGGTCGATGATGAGCATCGTGAAAACTATCGTTATATTGTTATGCTAGGTGAAAGCCATTGGGGGCTTGCAAGCGATAAGTTACATGGCACCAAAGTATTAGATGTTGATGATATTCGCTGGCGTGAAAAGGCAGGTAAACGTCCTTGGCTTGCGGGTATGGTAAAAGATAAAATGTGTGCGCTAATTCATGTGAATGCATTGATAGCAATGCTAAATAATGGATTAGACGTAAATAGTATTGAGTAATTCAGGACCTTAAGAGGGAATAGCATGTCACAGGTAAATATCGCTGAGATCCAAAAAGACGGAGCGAATGATCAGGTTCTGCAATGGGTGACATTTCAGCTAGAAGATGAAACTTACGGCATTAATGTAATGCAAGTTCGTGAGGTTTTACGCTATTCAGAAATCGCACCAGTACCAGGCGCGCCAGATTATGTGCTTGGTATCATTAATTTACGTGGCAACGTGGTTACTGTTATCGATACTCGTTCACGCTTTGGTTTAATGCCGGGTGAAATTTCTGACAATACAAGAATTGTGATTATTGAAGCAGAGAAGCAAGTTATTGGTATTCTTGTTGATAGTGTTGCTGAAGTCGTGTATCTACGTAGCTCAGAAATTGATAGCACGCCAAGTGTCGGTACAGAAGAGAGTGCGAAGTTTATTCAGGGTGTAAGTAACCGTGAAGGACAATTGCTGATTCTGGTTGATCTTAACAAGCTGCTATCTGACGAAGAGTGGGATGAGATGGCGTACTTGTAATGAATACAATTGTATTGCAGTGGTTACCGACGGTTATTTCCGTTTTAGCCGTGGTGATTTTTACCGTGTTATTGCTCCGAGAGCGAAAAGCACGACGCAGTTTAGAAACGAAATTTACAGCGATTGAAACAGTATTGAAAAACGCTCGTTTACAAAATGAGCGTTTAACGAAAGAGTTTAATGAACTGCGTGCAGGCACCATGGGTATGAGCCATAAATTGGCTGATATGTCGCATCAATTAGAAGTGGTGGAAGATCGTCAGACGGAAATTATGATGAATGATCCGGAAGGCCGCTTGTATAGCCGTGCCAGCAAAATGGTCGAGCTCGGTGCTGATGTTCATGAACTAATGAATGAATGCGATTTACCGAAAGCCGAAGCCGAATTACTACTGCGTTTGCAGCAAACCATGCCAAAACATCGTCGACGTTAATATTCAAACTACAACGTCAATATCTTCAAGCCCCTCCCAACCCGGAGGGGTTTTGCCGTTTAGGTACCACGAGAAAGCAATCAATTCAGCAATGATCAAATAGAGCTCTTGTGGGATCTCATCACCGACATCAAAACTATTGAGGTATTGTGCCAACACCGGATCTTGATGAATCAGGCCGCCTTGCTGTTTGACTTGCTCTATAATGTGTTCAGCCAATTGCTGGTGGCCTTTAGCGGTAATATAGGGTGTTTTCTCGCCATCGTATTTCAAGGCAATGGCGCTAGTTTTATTTTTTTCCATCGTTATACCTTGATATGCAGTCCTGTATGGGAAATGTTTTCAGCTTCAACATCTGTGTTTGGCTGATGTTGAAAGCTTGGTGCTTCGCATGTAATACCTAATTGTTTCATTCGAGCCAATAATTGGGGAGTTACTTTTTCTACCCGAGCCAGTAAAGCGGCATTGGTGGTTGAAAATGCAGTATTTAAGGCGCTGTTTTTCCATTGCGCCGTAACATTCAAAATATCGATTGCACCAATAGGTAATGTCAATTTGACCGTCCAGCAGGAGTTGATATTCTTATCAGTGTTTGAGTTTGAATTATCACTCTCATTTTTCACTTTAATATCAATAAATTGCTCGTTACTTACTGGGTATTGCAGGTGAATGGTATTGCTTTCCTGTGATCGTTGCGTTTCAGGCCCACGTTGTTCCCCAGCAAGACGCAGTAAGGCAGTTACATCTTGTTGCTGGTCAAGGCTTAATGTTTTTATCCATTGATTTAATGGACTCTGTGGTTGCGATAGTTGTTGTAACAATTGTGCTAGAGGTTTTCTTTCGCCGCCTTGTTGTAACCAAGCAATTAAACTTGCTTGGTTATTGGGGGCGAAAAGTTGCTGAAAAATAGTATTTAGGTTGTTTGGCAATGGCGTGGTTAATTTAGCTGTACCAGAGTTTAACGGGTTGAATAAAAATGTAACTAAACGTTGCAAGCTGTTTATGGATAACAATAATTGCGGCAGTTGAGAAACAGGGGTTGATGCTTTTGTTTGTAAACTCGCCAATAATGGCGTTTTATGATCGATACCGCTTGTTTGCGGTTTATCCGATGGCGCAGCTTGAGCTGCATTTGCTGTGTGAGATGGTGTTGAATTAATGCGCATTTATTTCACATTTACTTACGTTCGTTAACCATGAATACGTCCGCAATTTACCTAATTTAATAGCCACTGTGGTATTATGCGGGCTGATTTGTAATACCTAGGATACATCATTTATATGTTGTCTGTAGCAGACTTAAGCTGCGTTCGTGATGAACGTTTATTGTTTGATGAACTTAGTTTCACAATCTCCAGTGGTGAGTTGGTTCAAATAGAAGGCCACAATGGTGCGGGCAAGACAACATTGCTACGTATTATTGCCGGATTAGGCCGTGCAGATAGCGGGCAAGTGCTCTGGAACCAAGAAGATATTCATACTGCGCGAGAAGACTTTCATCAAGAACTTCTTTTTCTTGGCCATCAAACTGGCGTTAAACGTGAACTTACAGCCTTTGAGAACTTAGCTTTCTTTCAAGCGATGCATAAATGCAATGAAGGCTCAGATCTCAAGGGTTCGCCAAAAGTCACGGGTGATGACGCGTTATGGCAAGCGTTAGCCCATGTGGGGTTAGCAGGACGTGAAGATGTGCCAGCAGGACAGCTATCTGTAGGTCAACAGCGTCGCGTAGCATTAGCGCGTCTATGGTTGAGTAATCATAAGTTATGGGTGCTTGATGAGCCTTTAACAGCGATTGACAAGCAAGGGGTAAAGGTACTTGAAAACTTGTTTCTATCCCATGTCGAGCGTGGTGGCATGGTGTTATTAACCACCCACCAAGATATGTTTACCGACAGTAATCACCTAAGAAAAATTAAGTTAGGGCAGTGATCACTATGCTCAATTCTATTATTCAAATTATTCGTCGTGAGCTGTTAATTGCCTTTCGTCGTCGTGCGGATGTAATGAACCCGTTGTGGTTCTTTATTATTGTGATCACCTTGTTTCCATTAGGTATTGGTCCTGAGCCAAAACTGTTAGCGCGTATCGCACCGGGGATCATCTGGGTTGCAGCATTACTTGCGGCATTGTTGTCGATGGAGCGCTTGTTTCGTGATGATTATGCCGATGGCTCACTTGAGCAAATGTTATTGATGCCAACGCCATTGGCGGTATCGGCTTTTGCCAAGATGGTTGCACATTGGTTATTGACTGGATTACCTCTGATTATTATTAGCCCATTACTGGCGATTTTATTATCACTAAATTGGGATACTTGGGTAGCGGTTGTATTAACTCTGCTGGTTGGTACGCCAACATTGAGCTTTTTAGGCGCAATTGGTGTCGCTTTAACGGTTGGATTACGAAAAGGTGGCGTTTTGTTGAGCTTGCTCATATTACCGTTATATATACCTGTGCTTATATTCGCGACCTCAGCGATAGAAGCGGCAGGCTTAGGGATGGCATATAACGGTCAATTAGCATTAATGGCAGCTATGTTGGTGGCATCAGTCACACTGGCACCGTTTGCTGTGGCTGCATCGCTGCGTATTAGCGTTAACTGATAAATTAAGTGGGAGTCGTATCACTCTCACTTTTGTATTTTCCCATTAGGGCAAAATTGATTGTGTCTAATGGCAGTCATACTTGACTCGCAATTGTGACTGTTTTTGACATTCAAGACGTATTTATAACTATACAAAGAGTAGAGAGCATTATGTGGAAGTGGTTACATCCCTACGCTAAAGCCGAGAATACCTATCGCCTGTGCGGTAAGTTACTACCTTGGTTTTCCATCATTAGCTTAATTTCCATTATTGTTGGATCGATTTGGGGCTTGATGTTTGCGC
The sequence above is a segment of the Photobacterium leiognathi genome. Coding sequences within it:
- a CDS encoding RNA polymerase sigma factor FliA codes for the protein MNKAMAYAQYQQSPQAFIERYSSLVKRIAHHLMVRLPPSVLVEDLIQAGMIGLLEAQQNYDPTKGASFETFAGIRIRGAMLDDIRRGDWVPRSVYKNSRKISEAISHLENELGRDPNDQEIAQYLDMPLEQYHQALNDVNCGRLVGISDLGVAEDSVANEESIEENAPFQDVADDSFRASLAEAIKTLPEREALVLSLYYDEELNLKEIGAVIGVSESRICQIHSQAMQRLRAKLTAWTA
- the cheY gene encoding chemotaxis response regulator CheY, which gives rise to MKILIVDDFSTMRRIVKNLLRDLGFNNTLEADDGLTALPMLKKGDFDFVVTDWNMPGMQGIDLLRHIRSDDQLKHLPVLMITAEAKREQIIEAAQAGVNGYIVKPFTAATLKEKLDKIFERLQ
- a CDS encoding protein phosphatase CheZ, coding for MISLEQAKELVSLLENGQQAEANSLVQTLVAESHEPMFAEVGKITRQLHDSLINFRLDPRINDLARNDIPDARDRLLYVIDKTEEAANKTMDAVESTLPIADQLHNTLLQVHPQWQRLMAGKIGLSEFKALCHDIDLLLVQVEGDSSTLRNHLTDILMAQDYQDLTGQIIRRVIELVHEVEDRLVEILKAFGMEQDSKTVVDDKAAALKPEGPIINPEQRNDVVESQDDVDDLLSSLGF
- a CDS encoding chemotaxis protein CheA; this encodes MSFDLDEDILQDFLIEAGEILELLSEQLVELERSPDDSELLNAIFRGFHTVKGGAGFLSLTELVDACHGAENVFDLLRTGKRSVTSDLMDVILEALDCINVMFEQVKAHEPLDRAEQRLLDALHFYSQPPTAGESVAPIASEPTFSEEVQEQPIINNVEPEPVVSATEDSVTAGDSVDDMTQDEFDRLLDELHGSGQGPSSGVSPESTAQANVTAQIEFDSGDITDDEFERLLDELHGSGKGPGNSQYASASATSSAAPSASDNTSTSSVPDDTGAGDSDDLMTDDEFERLLDELHGVGKGPSPEEQALAAQSAANSLTEVETPKPEPVVRAEPTQQPVTTPTSASAAHQPPAEIAAKPIAVKEKAKPQAEATVRVDTSTLDTIMNMVGELVLVRNRLVSLGLNTNDEEMSKAVSNLDVVTADLQGAVMKTRMQPIKKVFGRFPRVVRDLARSLNKDIVLEMRGEETDLDKNLVEALADPLVHLVRNSVDHGIEMPDVREQKGKPRTGTVLLSASQEGDHILLTIEDDGGGMDAEKLRNIAVERGVMDADSASRLTDSEAYNLIFAPGFSTKKEISDISGRGVGMDVVKTGINQLNGSIHIDSVLGKGTRIDIKVPLTLAILPTLMVGVGEQPFALPLASVNEIFHLDLNKTNTVDGQLTIIVREKAIPLFYLQDWLSGVTAGAKKDRGHGHVVIVQIGHQRIGFVVDTLIGQEEVVIKPLDSLLQGTPGMAGATITSDGHIALILDVPSLLKHYAGH
- a CDS encoding protein-glutamate methylesterase/protein-glutamine glutaminase, with protein sequence MAVKVLVVDDSSFFRRRVSEIINADSRLEVVGNAVNGKEAVELAQKLQPDVITMDIEMPVMDGITAVREIMKVSPTPILMFSSLTHDGAKATLDALDAGALDFLPKKFEDIARNRDEAVELLQKRVAELARKRIFMRRSAVTRPSTPASSSLTSSVSKPSSLTSRLNTEPTSSLASNRTTPTARSSAIKPALRFKASGKKYQIVAIGTSTGGPVALQKILTKLPANFPYPIVLIQHMPATFTAAFAARLDHLCKIRVKEAENGDVLKPGTAYLAPGGKQMMLDGRPGAARLRIIDSGERMNYKPCVDVTFGSAAKVYQDKVLSMVLTGMGADGRDGARMLKNSGSTIWAQDEESCVVYGMPQAVAKAGISSHDLPLDRIAECILIELGLQ
- a CDS encoding ParA family protein, coding for MIVWSIANQKGGVGKTTTTITLAGLLSEQNKRVLLVDTDPHASLTTYLNFDSEQVPDSLFDLFQLPEVNKASVKPLILNTEFSNIDIIPAHMSLATLDRVMGNRSGMGLVLKKALHSLADEYDYVLIDCPPILGVMMVNALAASNRILIPVQTEFLAMKGLERMMRTLQIMQRSKPSGFNVTIVPTMYDKRTRASLQTLKELKHRFPEQVWASAIPIDTKFRDASIKHMPPSLYARSCRGVFAYKTLLKYVERLENHA
- a CDS encoding chemotaxis protein CheW yields the protein MHSKPLSSDQALDDYFFDLLEESNDAAVSTEVQDSALHIDQPDIEQVEVTTPAILPKMKSVQPNIQLETEYVEPTKFQDIERLLSRVDEIDIGDIQQNVEPIANQPQIKQEQPQIVAEELTSIKELNEPEIAQVEVVVETPIETPTVETELAPSASLIPPEQWTHHGTEQAFQALFFEVNGVMFAVALTELGGIHQLAELNRLLGRPSWYLGLQSSRDQKLDVVDTARWVMPEKLVDDEHRENYRYIVMLGESHWGLASDKLHGTKVLDVDDIRWREKAGKRPWLAGMVKDKMCALIHVNALIAMLNNGLDVNSIE
- a CDS encoding chemotaxis protein CheW gives rise to the protein MSQVNIAEIQKDGANDQVLQWVTFQLEDETYGINVMQVREVLRYSEIAPVPGAPDYVLGIINLRGNVVTVIDTRSRFGLMPGEISDNTRIVIIEAEKQVIGILVDSVAEVVYLRSSEIDSTPSVGTEESAKFIQGVSNREGQLLILVDLNKLLSDEEWDEMAYL
- a CDS encoding DUF2802 domain-containing protein, whose translation is MNTIVLQWLPTVISVLAVVIFTVLLLRERKARRSLETKFTAIETVLKNARLQNERLTKEFNELRAGTMGMSHKLADMSHQLEVVEDRQTEIMMNDPEGRLYSRASKMVELGADVHELMNECDLPKAEAELLLRLQQTMPKHRRR
- a CDS encoding EscU/YscU/HrcU family type III secretion system export apparatus switch protein, which gives rise to MEKNKTSAIALKYDGEKTPYITAKGHQQLAEHIIEQVKQQGGLIHQDPVLAQYLNSFDVGDEIPQELYLIIAELIAFSWYLNGKTPPGWEGLEDIDVVV
- the ccmA gene encoding cytochrome c biogenesis heme-transporting ATPase CcmA; amino-acid sequence: MLSVADLSCVRDERLLFDELSFTISSGELVQIEGHNGAGKTTLLRIIAGLGRADSGQVLWNQEDIHTAREDFHQELLFLGHQTGVKRELTAFENLAFFQAMHKCNEGSDLKGSPKVTGDDALWQALAHVGLAGREDVPAGQLSVGQQRRVALARLWLSNHKLWVLDEPLTAIDKQGVKVLENLFLSHVERGGMVLLTTHQDMFTDSNHLRKIKLGQ
- the ccmB gene encoding heme exporter protein CcmB is translated as MLNSIIQIIRRELLIAFRRRADVMNPLWFFIIVITLFPLGIGPEPKLLARIAPGIIWVAALLAALLSMERLFRDDYADGSLEQMLLMPTPLAVSAFAKMVAHWLLTGLPLIIISPLLAILLSLNWDTWVAVVLTLLVGTPTLSFLGAIGVALTVGLRKGGVLLSLLILPLYIPVLIFATSAIEAAGLGMAYNGQLALMAAMLVASVTLAPFAVAASLRISVN